The Aedes albopictus strain Foshan chromosome 1, AalbF5, whole genome shotgun sequence genomic interval GCAATGGGTAACCCATTGTCTCCGGCTCTTGCAGATTTAGTGATGGAAACATTGCTAGATCACGTGCTTGAAGGGATTGATATTCCTAttccatttttgaaaaagtacGTCGACGATTTGATCACCGCTCTCCCAATCGACATGATTGAACATGTGAGAAATGCGCTCAACGAGTTCAACTCACACATTCAATTCACGTGtgaaatggaaaataataatcaGCTGCCGTATCTTGACATGCTGCTTATACGCACAGCGCAGCAAAAAATCGTCACCGACTGGTACAAAAAACCTGTAGCATCGGGGcgcattttgaattatttttcatttcaccCTCTCACACAAAAACTAAACACGGCCACTGGCTTTATTGGGAGAGTGTTCAAGTTGTCGACGTGCAGATCAGAAAATGAGAAAAAAGAGTTGGTCCGGGATTATCTGCTAAACAACAACTACTCAAGTTCATTGATAAATCGGTTGATAAACCGATATATCAACAAGAACACAAACACACATGAGAGTAACAGCAGTACACATCCCGAACCAAAAATGTATCGATCTCTTCACCACGTAGAGAAGCTCACGCCGGCTCTCGCAAAAGTCATCAATAGAAACTTCCCCAACGTTCAACTGGGCTTCAAATGCGTCAAAACAAACAGACTGTTGTTTTCGAAGCTCAAAGATGCAACGCCGCAGTTGGAGAAGAGAAATGTGATTTACCGCATTCCCTGCGCCGATTGCGACTGCGCATACATTGGGCTGACTACGCAACAGTTGAAAAACCGTCTCTCTGGGCATCGGTCTCTCATTAACCGATACGCAGATTTGAAATCTTCCGACCCGAACAGAGCGACggagagggaggaagaattcaaaaagacggcgTTGATGGTCCATGTGATTGAAAACGAACACCGATTCGATTTACCTGGTACTAAAATTCTAGAACAGGACAATCGTTTGAACGCACTTCAAgttcttgaaatgtgtcacattttttgtgacaccaaaacggttaactatagaaccgacacaAGTAATTTAAGTGTTGTTTACTCGGGTCTTCTGCACTCAATCACGAACGGACAAAGATAGCAGAACATCGTCACAGCACGCTGTGATtctctgtttctgttaatgtttccgtcctttatgttccatcttttcgtttgacgtctccactcatagacattttaattcaaacctgtttagatgtgcctaggtgaaagctgtgtaagtttgtgctccgtccaatgttttaattattgtaaaaacgaatcaagtcattatgtccgaaatttgtatgtataattacagtgtaatgttgttagccgttccatcagtccatgtccaaacccacttgacctaaaaacaacttttgatgtgagtaattttttgtataacaaatgacttgactactcaaactttgtatgtaaattgtagtttgccctgaagatgagtgaataaacgctcgaaacgtcggctttaattaaaacagttgttttataagcaacccgaggaccgaaaatacgccagcaatcgcTATCAAATTATCAAAGACGGTCGTTATTTTATCAATAGTGGTTGTTTTTTTATCAACTTAGCTTTATAACAGTAAGGatgcccataatatcccaaaaatatataacaacgcttattgttcctctaactactttggtaagtacagtgaatTTACTCATGATataccagggggattacagattacagtttaaagttcattgtgagaatcaaTACTGTTACTATCGAGAGCTATACCTCAGGAAAGTTTGAACGACTCTCagtatcccaaaggttcataataatatatagtagactttaggttggtccagcacccgcgattgattatgaaacgataCTCAGTATGACAGATATAGCTGATATCACGAGAGTAgatacaaaacgcaagatatttgaattttagtaaatttcatattttaaaaaattgttaaACTCGAtaatgagctaaaactcaaaaactgttctacttaaaatttcttgaggcacggtttcgaaatcagcgctaaattttgcttaaaaaattttggtcgactttcgttttattttgcaaACTCGTGTTATGCAGCGTtaatcagtataacagatatggacactgttacgagtgtagacttgaagtcctgaactccaaggtagtttggctgacctgaaatatccctgtactgtctctaaatgacatttgagattttaagagcttcgcggatcccagcagattatgcaatattactatttatggcaaaaaaagatcaagtttttcttgtagatttgaaggacttcattatataacATTTTGGATgaccctaaatgtcccaaaggtttccaATAAGCTTGTTGACTTCAGGTTGCTCCAGTAACTACGGTTGATTATactacgttactcagtataacaaatataTCTACTGTTAcgtgtgtagacctgaagttctgaactccaaggtagtttggctgaactggaatatccctatagtgtctataaatgctATTGTAGATGTCATGAGCtttacggatcccagtaggttttgcaatgctattatttgtggcggaaATACACAACCTTATTCTTGTAgaattgaaggacttcactatgggacagtttggaacatctagaacatcccagaatataaaataccttttgataACCTTAACGAAGGCtttatgaatacatataaacgtgacccacatccaagctcagctccagaacaactggtatgtcaattatttcgtttttccaaatttcatggtgttcaggatgttctaggttttcaatgaagtcccaaacataaatattcccatttttccctaatagaggactcaatttgcaacaactttgccaaagacagtattctgttttatcggatgggtgaatttatacagccgtttctatgttggagtcatatatgacccctccggctccaaagttaaaaaactcctaaagataccttggaaattccttgaagaaattgttgaaagttttcttgagggattccagaACAAAAACTCCTgtcctggatgaatgtctgagAGAATACTAGTAGAAACTCCTCAGGATACCTCCATAATTTTTAGAAAGaaatatcatgagaaactcctgttcgaactctggaagtaattccaaagaaaaaaaatactcgaGACATTTCCGGACAGATTCCCGTCGAATACCGTGATTGAATTTAGgcaaaaatccctgcagaaatgacAGATAAAggaactggaggaattattgtaggaattcctcaatacATTTCAGAcggatccctggaggagtttctgaaggaaaacctggaagaaaactcctcaaatgaggaaaaataattgttgttttgttgggaaatctaagagttctggagagccaaagctgAGCCATtggtatggagatttcacttttttgtgcttCGCCCCGGAAGGGTTATGCTATTACTCTTGGTCATTattggccgagatagcgctccaaaagaggCGAAAAGGTATCCTCTTCTGTGCGGTTGTCACGTTAGTCGTGAAGAACGCGTTCAACTGGGTCGCCATCAAGAGTGCCATACGTCCTCTAGGAGTTCCGGATGGCCTATGTcaaatactggagagctacttccagaacaggatgCTCCTCTACGAAACCGAAGAAGGAGAAAGTTATCACAATTTCATCGCGGAGCTACTTCATGGGTCAATCCCGAAGTCCCACAAGTATCACCTGTAGAAAATTCGAGATGAACTTCGGAAGAAACTTGTCCAAAAATGTTGGATAATTTGCGATAGAAAATATTAGAGAAGCCTAATGAGGATTGTTCatagaatctctggaaaactaaTATAAGAAATTCCGCGAGAAACTTCATGAGATATCCAGGAAGAACCTTTAagaaacattccaaaagaaaccctTGTCCAAATTCCTGTAGATATTGCAGGAAAAATCCGAATGAAACACTGGGAATGAAACATTGCAAAAAAACTTCTgtcgaaatctcagaaagaacttctggtgaaatcacGGATGGAGAGGTAAGAGAAGAAAGAGAAAAGAAAAGAAGAAagaagtgaaaattttaaaaattaacaaaaatcaATCCTTAGAATAGATAAGATCACAAGAGTTGAAAGCATCAAACCATCGTTGGCTACAAACGAGTTAGAATAATTTTCCAAGCTCTCAACAACCTTAGATACTTGGCTGGTTaccatccgaaaaaaaaaaccctctgtGGTCATGGCTACAGCGAAGCTTCATAAACACTCATGCAGAAACCACAAACACGCCGTACCGTCGCCGATGGTTAATcggataaataaaaataattgaacAAACATATCAAAACACACATGATGCCTGCCTGACTGCCTGCCTGCCGACAGCAACATTCCGGTGGTTTTTGTTTTAAATAGACAAATGCAAACTTCGTGCAAAAATCTGCAACCCATTGCATTGGCCAAACTTTGATCACTGTCGCTGGGGCCTGGCTGTTGGTGGTAACCGGCATCATCATCgttgtcgacgtcgtcgtcgttgtagcCTCAGAGCGTACCTGAATTCGTCACCGTTAATCATCGTCGCGAGCGAATTCGCGTGCGCACTGTTTTACTCAAATTTCAGCACAAGGCAATTGCTCTTGTGGTTCGGTTGGTTGGCGGGGTGCTGGTTCTGTTTTGCTTGCAAGTCAAGCAAAATTGAGCAAAACGGGTGTTGTTGTTGAAATTAACACTTCCATTGTTGTTGGTTCACGCCAGGAGAGGCGCAGTTGGGTTGCCAATCGATTGACATTGATGTTCTCGGTAGTGTTGTTCTTGGAAGTGAACACTTTCCAAGTCTGCGCACGCAGAGGGTACGATTGTTAATAGGGACCTGCTGATCTAAATATCCCAGTATATGCcaatgatacacaccaggttttatTGGTGAACAGCAGCAAAGATTCCATGTTTGAGTTGTATATTAGGATTGTTGTCTATCAATTCTTCCGATTAGTTTCCAAGTGAACCTTAGATATCACCTGTTTCATCTCTAATGGTAACACAAGTCAGAACAGAAGTCAGCATTCAACCATGCCGTCCATAATGCACCGTAATTATGTAATAGACATTAAGCTCCACCAGTTGAACTCTCAACTACCACACAGATAATCGTCGCAAGAGTTGCTAATTGAACCAGTTTTCAAGAaaacgttgtcgtcgtcgttgtagtCGTCGGCAAAGTAAACAAATTTGACGCCTTTCCATCTCATTAATCGGCAATTTTCTCCGATCGTGAGCCAAGGGGTCTAAGCCCGAGCCGTCTGTCCCTTCGACATGAAGCAAATTACTCCACTAGTGAAAAATCGCCTGTCAATATGTGGGCTTTTTGAGTAATCTATTTCCCACCGGCGGTGGTGGCGCCCTAGCGTGTATAGGGTCTATCTAGCACGTACTCCATCAAGCACTCTCGTGCGTCGCCTCCGTCATCATATAGTCATGTTCTAACCCACTGCTGTAGAATATGTTTCTTGGATATACCGACGACGGGTCTCGCGAAAGTGACTTACATCGGTGCGGTGTGGTGATGTGGAAAACAAGAAAACGTGTTCCAAccaatcgtcgtcgtcggcgtcgtcgtagGAACGATGAatatcagcacaaaaaaattgCAGGTCTCAAGACGAGACGTGATCGACGGGCGTTATGAAATATGTtggaaataaatgaaaaattatcTTCCACCCTAGTCGTGCGACGAATGTGCTTGTTCAATGTTCATTCATGTATCGTACACCTCCTTTCTGGTGAATGAGTACGAGGCGGTTGATCTACGTTCACCTGTGTAGTATTACTAGTGGGAAATCGGTATAAGATGCGCGGCTAAAATAATCTCTCTCTATTCTTACCTTAAGATAATCGAGTTAAGTCAAATACGACACACGTACAGTACATTACTACATTATGGATCGGGTCGTAATTCATTCCGCCCACCAGCATGTTATTTGTTCCCAATGTTCTGGtggtaatgtccatgtcgtccgcaaagtacacaaattgaccggattttgtgaaaaattgtaGGTACCCCAATTTTTGGGCCCGGATCCTCACATTacatcttccagagcgatgttgaagagtaggcatgagagtccatcaccttgtcgcattccccggcgagattcgaatgaactggatagatcACCccaaacctttacgcagttttgcacaccgtccatcgttgcttaaatcagtctagtcagcttcccaggaaagccgttttcgtccatgatttttcatagctctgtgcggtggatactgttgtatgccaccttgaagtcgatgaacaggtgatgcgttgggattcaatattcacggcatttttggatgatTTGCCATACGgctaagatctggtccgttgtcgactggtcgtcgatgaagctggcttgattaGATGACTCCCCACGAACTCATCCTTTCCACAAATTGCTTCCTTTGTTGGAATTAAACGAACAAGTCTTTTGACCGAATCGTCACTTACACGCCTAGGGTAATCATCAAAAAGTCAAATtttattattcaaaaaaaaaaacggtcgaAAAGTTGTTGTTTGTACAAACAGTGTACTTGCAACTAATAAGagtcatagggaatcgcgccacttgggcggtggcttctatgttcgtctgttttccactataactcagtcaaatttgaatcaattgacacaacttttggagtgtggtgagataggtatagtatctacccgtgtacaacatttcaagtcaattggttcaaaattgactgagttatagtggaaaacagacaaatatagaagccaccgcccaagtggcgcgataccctatttgcgGTAAGAACGCGTTGTAGGCCTGATCGCATGTGATATTTTCCATTACAACAATAAACCTAACCCTAaaatgtttcgagatttgttgatttttttcggtgaaaaaagactttccaaatcgttttggcataacgtttcggcctacttcattcagtcatcatcagatacaaaacgttgttagaccacagtggtggagaacaaacgttttgtatctgatgatggctgaatgaagtaggccgaaacgttatgccaaaacgatttggaaagtcttttttcaccgaaaaaaatcaacaaatctcgaaacataaaactcaacggtgacgaaaaacccCACAAACTAACcctaaaatgtttgacaattctcaagtTATTTGACATTTCGATCGCTCAGATGGGAGATCAAGATAAAAACAAAGTTCTTCTTTGCCGACTACGTCACCGACCTTTGTGATGTGCCACAATAATTTGCAATTTAATGAAACAACTCACTACCTACAAGGTGAACTTGAAAAGGAACTTGTGGCGTTTTGAGCAATCCTTCCAAAGCTTGCTCAAGGGTCTTCTAATGAGGTTCCACATGGAGTTCATTCTGgcttctcttcaggaatttcaatttGTTCTCAAAACctgtacgtgttactgaaattcttaggtcagattctgaatcagtggatcaaaatcttttgaatatagatattagttatgatgagcagatgaaaaatttaaaattataaaattattattttatttcacaaaattttacgtgttacagaagttctAAGGTTAGTTTCCGAGTCGGTGGATGACAAtctattaaatataaatattgatgagcagataaaaaaattaaaattattaagacaatagtttatttcctacgaaaatatgaatttcatggataaaactcctttttttttcaaaaatttcacgtgttactgaaattctttgttCAGACTCTGAATCCGAGGAataaaatctattgaaaataaatattggttattatcagcagataaaataaaataaaattataaagacaatattttattttccatgaaaatatgaaatatggtgaataaatccttattttctcaaaaatttacgTATTATTGATATTCTTAggttagattctgaatcagtggatcaaaatttattaagtataactattggttattattagcagatgaaaaattcaaaattataaagacaagattttgttttgtatgaaaatatgaaattttgtgaataaaaccctattgttctcaaaaaaattacgtgttactgaatttcttaggtcagattccgagtcagtatatgaaaatctaattAATATAAATATTGCTTAAGAGGAgaagatcaaaaaaaaaatataaagacaatagttcattgaaaatagaaaatataaaattttgtgaataaaaccgtattttctcaaaaactttatgtgttactgaaattcttaggtcagattaagaatcagtggatcaaaatctattgaatataaatattagttATAACGAGCAGatgaaaaaattgaaattaaaataccaatattttattttctatgacatattaaattttgtaaataaaatcctatttttctcaaaaactatacgtgttacaggaattctgaagtcagattcgaaatcagcaggccaaattccattagaaatggaacaaatggtcaaagtgcgtgaaaaaagtttcaattttgtcgactagtgtaatTTATTGTTCGTTTACAATTTGgagtacatgatttatgacgttctcggcggagtttgcataaacctacatcaagaacgtcataaagctgagtactcttgagtaatacttcttaccctagcataagatgaaataaatttaagacgttcttgatggaggccaaccaggctgcactgagaacgttataaatcctagtattcttgaattATGCtattagctctggcatgagttgaaagatatttaagacgatcttatggtgatgttgattaaaaccatcgataatggaccgaccaccgaccTAGATtttaatggaagccatgttgagaaaactcatgaacaatgttctcatgaccaggaataatacttTCAAAAGTTTTATTAGTGggagtatcttgcaacatatatacgatgaatttagcTTGGCgttttggcatccttgttaaaccacggaaatatttccaatttgtgtaataaatgaatcccgattacaataatgtgtcattttcattgtgttttttactttcaatttaattcaccaatgttttctgtcgacataaaagctgcatcagcaacaacactgataaATTtaatatcgttttatcgtgcacttaaAGAATTCTACAAAGAGAGAGCAAGTcgtcttgaggacaacttgggaagtacaacaagttttaagaaaaatttaaaaacaactctccaagagcatcttaggataggcctctttggtcttatggcgggtttatggttgagttgatgtcgttttgcagagcaatttggtttatgcatggtttgaaagaacaggtgttgaagaatgcttcaaaagcattataaaattaattttgttacttgggatgttccaTAAGAATTTTCTCCGGAAAATTTTCAGGTAATTTCTGCCGAAATACTTCTAGATTTAAGAAATCGtcattgaaattttgaaagcagtttCGTTCGAAACAAAATTGTTTCCATTAAAAATgtaaggtctccagttagcctagtggttaaggctatggatcgccaatccggagacggcgggttcgattcctgttccattcggggaaatttcctcgactccctgggcatagtgtatcattgtacttgcctcaaatatacaaattcatgcaatggcaggcaaagaaagcccttcaattaataactgtggaagtgctcaaagaacactaagttgaagcgaggcaggccaagtcccagtgaggacgtagagtcataaagaagaagaagaatgaaaaatgtattcactgtgatAGGGATGAAGTATGGAACACAGCAAATACATTCTCGATGCAAATATTTTGAACTGAAGAAGAAAATTGCTTTCGCTTCACTAATTTCACTTCACTTTCACTGAAATTTCAATGATAACAATTACTTTaatgacgaattcttcaatcataaggttcaaataaccatcattcagtcatcagcaacagcaatcatcaattattcaaaagcagttttcttgctagaaatccaaaaaccgtcaatgaaaattatttcactgctatccagatgctgagtagagtacagtgataaattttcattagcatttgttgagatttcagcgaaaaaactgcttttgattttttggtgaaggatgatggtttgtttcctcttaaaaaaaatctgccgGTTTTTTTATTAAGcgctccttcaggatttccccatATTTCCTATTGCTATTAGGGAATCTTGCGAGATTACCAGAATTACTTCTAGAATATCTCTGGGAGCTCCTCGTGGTATTTCTCTAGGAGACTTGAATTTCTCCTACAGtttatttggggatttttagaaaagtttatcccgagatttctctagaagatcCTCACGACACATTCGCAACAGTCTACCCTGGAAGTTTTCGTGGAATTGCTTACATAGGGTTCTTCTGgatgggatttcttttgaagttccttGAATAAATCCCAAAAATGTTCCGAGCATGTCATGTCCCACCACCAAAAATAATGAATTCAgtatttcgaattattttctggtgatagggtcttgtaccatttgggcaggtgtactattttgggcacttgccgctattactaagtcaatttcaaaccgattgatttgaaattttgtatagaattaagcacgtacagtatctaacgctgtacaaaaattcaaatcaatcggtttgaatttgacttagttatagcggcaagtgcccaaaataggtacacctgcccaaatggtacaataccctatttataaaaaataatctgaatgccttcattttttgcctttctcgtacactaagtgtactggaaaggctatatgttcactccaaaaatgactttttgatataaggctcggagagtcgaggcatatataccaatcgactcagctcgacgaattgaggtgatgtctgtgtgtatgtatgtgtgtatgtgtgtgtgtgtgtatgtgtgtatgtgtgtggaaatggtttggatcggtccagccgttccggagatatggccctttaggtgttccggaccggtacccctggaaggggccaggcatgaaaatgcaacaaacccatgcatgcgacccatcaaaccacggcattttttattatctgatgaacgataagcaggaaaatagtttaagacctcatctgaaccagtagtgttctggaaccggttccggaagtcccgccggaagtggccaaatatataagtgaacacaacccattcatgcgacacatcaaacagcggcattttcggtaacctgatgaacgattagcaggaaaatagtatcagacaatatcttaaccggtagtgttccggaaccagttccggatgtcctgccggaagtggccaaatataatagtgaaccaaacaaatgcatgcgacatatcaaacagcggcaCTTTctttaacctgatgaacggttagcaggaaaatagctttagaccatatctgagccggtagtgttccggaaccggttgccgatgtcccaccggaagtggccaaatataagagtgaaccaaactcatgcatgcgacacatcaaacggcAGCATTTTCGGTAGCCTGATGAACGGATAAcaagaaaattgtctcagaccaaATTTGAGACAACAGGTCCtgcccgggaaccgattttgggtgtctcgtcttaagtggtcaaatataaaattactccgaacctatgcatgcgacacgccaaatcgcggtttttttcaataacctaattaacAGTTTATCAGCAAAAAGTATCAGac includes:
- the LOC134285276 gene encoding uncharacterized protein LOC134285276, with product MFIELIKFNLSSSYFVHRGNFYCQKSGTAMGNPLSPALADLVMETLLDHVLEGIDIPIPFLKKYVDDLITALPIDMIEHVRNALNEFNSHIQFTCEMENNNQLPYLDMLLIRTAQQKIVTDWYKKPVASGRILNYFSFHPLTQKLNTATGFIGRVFKLSTCRSENEKKELVRDYLLNNNYSSSLINRLINRYINKNTNTHESNSSTHPEPKMYRSLHHVEKLTPALAKVINRNFPNVQLGFKCVKTNRLLFSKLKDATPQLEKRNVIYRIPCADCDCAYIGLTTQQLKNRLSGHRSLINRYADLKSSDPNRATEREEEFKKTALMVHVIENEHRFDLPGTKILEQDNRLNALQVLEMCHIFCDTKTVNYRTDTSNLSVVYSGLLHSITNGQR